One Lepus europaeus isolate LE1 chromosome X, mLepTim1.pri, whole genome shotgun sequence genomic window carries:
- the LOC133753185 gene encoding LOW QUALITY PROTEIN: synaptosomal-associated protein 23-like (The sequence of the model RefSeq protein was modified relative to this genomic sequence to represent the inferred CDS: inserted 1 base in 1 codon) translates to MDNLTSEEIQLKSHQVTDESLESTRRILGLAIESQDAGIKTIPMLDEQGEQLNRIEEGMDQINKDMREAEKTLTELNKCCGLCVYPCNRTKNFESSKAYKTTWGDGGDKSPGNVVSKQPGRVTNGQPQQASTGAASGGYIKHITNDAREDEMEENLTQVGSILGNLKNMALDMGNEIEAQNRQIDRIXEKADTNKDRIDIANARAKKLINS, encoded by the exons ATGGATAATCTGACATCAGAAGAAATTCAGCTGAAGTCTCACCAGGTTACTGATGAGTCTCTGGAAAGTACAAGGAGAATCCTGGGTTTAGCCATTGAGTCTCAGGATGCAGGAATCAAGACCATCCCTATGCTGGATGAACAAGGGGAACAACTAAACCGCATAGAAGAAGGCATGGACCAGATAAATAAAGacatgagagaggcagagaagacctTAACAGAACTCAACAAGTGCTGTGGCCTTTGTGTCTACCCATGTAATAGGACGAAGAACTTTGAGTCTAGTAAGGCCTACAAGACAACATGGGGAGATGGTGGAGACAAGTCGCCTGGCAATGTGGTGTCTAAGCAGCCAGGCCGGGTAACAAATGGTCAGCCTCAGCAAGCAAGCACCGGGGCAGCCAGCGGTGGATACATTAAACATATCACTAATGATGCCAGAGAAGATGAAATGGAAGAGAACCTGACTCAAGTGGGCAGTATTCTGGGAAATCTAAAGAACATGGCCCTGGACATGGGAAATGAGATTGAAGCTCAAAATCGACAAATAGACCGGA AAGAAAAGGCTGACACCAACAAAGATCGTATTGACATTGCCAATGCCAGAGCAAAGAAACTCATTAACAGCTAA